One Pleurocapsa sp. PCC 7327 DNA segment encodes these proteins:
- a CDS encoding DICT sensory domain-containing protein, whose product MSIQKSVLAELLQVLPNWRPQMYFKASLTALSHAMEDRVLVGEDRPLAIASFQRERFYRQEAHRYRRIAQKTDQVYVLCAPETDFKNSSGLYETIAFEPTDSLAREWHLVVIGEQYSSCLICRERTTTIDGENRGSAMDNSRRFEGIWTFDRQVSQEAAAILLDRILAYRPELAKKIERARHLYLHSGVRSQDAEWSFQADPFVQRLVTYLQAGQYKLIKANRSLASKEHKERLINSVTAAIRRSLDPQQILQVAVQKLGEGLGVCRCIIYRCDESDATAKIEHEFLNAGITSIKGQAWPLKNNPLFEEVLELRESISIDDAFHDPRIVERASPNAPDASLQKIVKNCSIFSWLLVPILYQGRLLGMVELHHCGPTPSAWKSEDIALVDAIATQVGVALIQAEAYANLQDLNEQLEALDRTRSNLVAITGHELRTPLSTIQVCLESLASEPDMSPELRQVMLNTALADAERMRKLIQDFLTLSQLESGRVKWHPEPLSLNECVELALSHLHARNAKNDLPKISNLVPQNLPLVEADGEWLVEVLTKLLDNACKFTSPDGQVTVEVSRHSPQSLEVTIADTGRGIEPNRLKTVFDRFYQEEGALRRSVGGTGLGLAICRQIVNGWGGEIWAESEGKNHGSQFHFTVPIVSESSSSKKSQDVNSQSLPSQKQQRSSRKRSRGK is encoded by the coding sequence ATGAGCATCCAAAAGTCTGTACTAGCAGAACTGCTGCAAGTCCTTCCTAATTGGCGACCCCAGATGTACTTTAAAGCATCTCTAACCGCGCTTTCTCACGCGATGGAAGATCGGGTACTGGTGGGAGAAGATCGACCTTTAGCGATCGCAAGCTTTCAACGAGAGCGTTTTTATCGCCAAGAAGCCCATCGATATCGACGCATTGCCCAGAAGACCGACCAAGTATACGTTCTTTGCGCCCCAGAAACCGACTTTAAGAACAGTTCTGGACTCTATGAAACCATCGCCTTTGAACCAACCGACAGCTTAGCTCGGGAATGGCATTTAGTCGTCATTGGAGAACAGTATTCTAGCTGTTTGATCTGTCGCGAGAGAACGACAACCATAGATGGAGAAAATCGGGGTTCTGCGATGGACAACAGCCGCCGTTTTGAGGGCATTTGGACTTTCGATCGCCAAGTCAGTCAAGAAGCCGCAGCGATTTTGTTAGATCGCATTTTAGCCTACCGACCCGAACTGGCAAAAAAAATCGAGCGAGCGCGACATCTCTATTTACACTCAGGAGTCAGGAGCCAAGATGCAGAATGGAGCTTTCAAGCCGACCCATTCGTTCAGAGATTGGTCACCTATTTACAAGCCGGCCAGTATAAGTTAATCAAAGCCAACCGCTCGCTCGCCTCCAAAGAACATAAAGAACGGCTGATTAACTCGGTCACGGCAGCGATTCGGCGTTCCCTAGACCCGCAACAGATTCTGCAAGTGGCTGTTCAAAAATTAGGGGAAGGACTTGGAGTATGTAGATGCATTATCTATCGCTGCGACGAATCCGATGCCACTGCCAAGATAGAACACGAATTTTTGAACGCAGGCATTACCTCTATCAAGGGACAAGCTTGGCCCCTCAAAAACAATCCCCTATTTGAGGAAGTTTTGGAATTGCGCGAATCGATTAGCATTGATGATGCTTTCCACGACCCTCGTATCGTCGAGCGAGCTAGCCCCAATGCTCCCGATGCTTCTTTACAGAAAATTGTGAAAAATTGCTCGATTTTTTCCTGGTTGTTGGTTCCCATTCTCTACCAAGGTAGATTGCTGGGAATGGTCGAGTTACACCACTGCGGTCCGACTCCCTCGGCTTGGAAGAGCGAAGATATTGCCCTGGTAGACGCGATCGCAACTCAAGTCGGCGTTGCCCTCATTCAAGCCGAAGCCTATGCCAACTTGCAAGATCTCAACGAGCAGCTAGAAGCCCTCGATCGCACTCGTTCTAATCTAGTCGCCATTACCGGACACGAACTGCGCACACCGCTATCGACCATTCAAGTGTGTCTAGAAAGTCTTGCCAGCGAGCCGGATATGTCTCCAGAACTGCGCCAAGTCATGCTCAATACGGCTCTAGCAGATGCGGAACGCATGCGCAAACTCATCCAAGACTTTCTTACCCTCTCCCAGCTTGAAAGCGGTCGTGTCAAGTGGCATCCAGAACCGCTATCTCTCAATGAATGCGTCGAGTTAGCCCTCAGCCATCTCCACGCTCGTAACGCCAAGAACGATCTCCCGAAGATTAGTAATCTCGTGCCCCAAAACCTACCGTTAGTAGAAGCCGATGGGGAATGGTTGGTAGAGGTCTTGACAAAATTACTCGATAATGCATGTAAGTTCACCAGTCCTGACGGTCAAGTAACTGTAGAAGTCAGTCGCCATAGTCCTCAAAGTCTAGAAGTTACCATCGCGGATACGGGTCGCGGCATCGAACCCAATCGCTTAAAAACTGTATTTGACCGCTTTTATCAAGAAGAAGGTGCTTTGCGACGCAGCGTCGGGGGAACGGGATTGGGATTAGCTATTTGCCGCCAAATCGTCAACGGTTGGGGCGGAGAAATCTGGGCAGAATCAGAAGGAAAAAACCACGGCAGTCAATTTCACTTCACCGTCCCTATCGTCAGCGAATCTTCTTCGAGTAAAAAATCGCAAGACGTTAACTCCCAATCCTTACCATCTCAAAAGCAACAGAGATCCTCTAGAAAGAGGAGTAGAGGAAAATGA
- the glmM gene encoding phosphoglucosamine mutase has product MVTSLSRNGNSRLNPLQPKLPVFAQSCDRLLELPKSPLFGTDGIRGKAGELLTAPFALQLGFWAGQVLREVTSEAGPIVIGQDSRNSSNMLSMALEAGLTAAGLEVWQLGLCPTPCVAYLTRMSEAIGGIMISASHNPPEDNGIKFFSGEGTKLSESLAQRIEAGLRGNLASETTVETATPWGKSHQYKELVKNYGQFLQESLPAGIDFQGMRIVLDLAWGASVEVAPSVFRALGAEVIGLHDRPDGDRINVKCGSTHLNLLQAAVKESGADMGFAFDGDADRAMAVDAKGRAIDGDYILYFWGQMLKNQNLLPDNSIVTTVMANLGFERAWQAIGGQMIRTAVGDRYVQEKMWQTGAMLGGEQSGHIICHHHSVSGDGVQTALHLAALVRQLGTSLAELVDRSFQTYPQILRNIRVEDRECRDRWQECDPLQAAIARAESEMGDRGRVLVRASGTEPLIRVMVESACAQSAQYWSEQLVNAVERYLVA; this is encoded by the coding sequence ATGGTAACGTCTCTATCCCGCAACGGAAATAGCCGTCTTAATCCGCTACAACCAAAACTACCTGTCTTTGCTCAGTCTTGCGATCGCCTTCTCGAACTTCCTAAGTCTCCCTTATTTGGTACTGACGGCATCCGAGGGAAAGCGGGAGAGTTACTAACCGCTCCTTTTGCCTTACAACTCGGTTTTTGGGCAGGTCAAGTGCTGCGGGAAGTCACCTCCGAAGCTGGACCGATCGTTATCGGGCAAGATTCCAGAAACTCCAGCAATATGCTTTCTATGGCACTCGAAGCCGGATTGACCGCGGCAGGACTAGAAGTATGGCAATTGGGATTGTGCCCCACGCCTTGCGTTGCCTACCTGACGCGAATGAGCGAGGCGATCGGGGGGATTATGATTTCAGCCAGCCACAATCCGCCAGAAGATAACGGAATCAAGTTTTTTAGCGGCGAGGGAACTAAGCTATCGGAATCGCTAGCGCAGAGAATCGAAGCGGGATTGAGAGGCAATCTCGCTTCTGAAACGACCGTCGAAACTGCAACCCCATGGGGGAAATCCCATCAGTACAAGGAATTGGTAAAAAATTACGGTCAGTTCTTGCAGGAGTCGCTCCCAGCAGGCATCGATTTTCAGGGGATGCGAATCGTTCTGGATCTGGCTTGGGGAGCCTCTGTCGAAGTTGCACCCTCAGTATTTCGCGCTTTAGGGGCAGAAGTGATTGGCTTGCACGATCGCCCCGACGGCGATCGCATTAACGTTAAGTGCGGTTCCACCCATCTCAATTTACTGCAAGCGGCAGTTAAAGAATCTGGTGCCGACATGGGATTTGCCTTCGATGGCGATGCCGATCGCGCGATGGCAGTCGATGCCAAAGGTCGAGCGATCGATGGCGATTATATTCTCTATTTTTGGGGTCAGATGCTCAAAAATCAGAATTTATTGCCCGATAATTCGATCGTCACGACGGTTATGGCAAATCTCGGCTTCGAGCGAGCTTGGCAAGCGATTGGCGGTCAAATGATTCGCACGGCAGTGGGCGATCGCTACGTTCAGGAAAAAATGTGGCAAACGGGAGCCATGCTGGGCGGCGAACAGTCGGGACATATTATCTGCCATCACCACAGCGTTTCTGGCGATGGCGTACAAACCGCCCTGCATCTAGCCGCTTTAGTGCGCCAATTGGGAACTTCCTTAGCCGAATTAGTCGATCGCAGCTTTCAAACCTATCCTCAGATTTTACGGAATATCCGCGTCGAAGACCGCGAATGCCGCGATCGCTGGCAAGAATGCGACCCCCTACAAGCGGCGATCGCTCGCGCCGAGAGCGAAATGGGCGATCGAGGACGAGTTTTGGTTCGGGCATCGGGTACGGAACCCTTAATCCGCGTTATGGTAGAGTCGGCTTGCGCCCAATCGGCTCAATATTGGTCCGAGCAATTGGTTAACGCCGTCGAGCGATATTTAGTTGCCTGA
- the tatC gene encoding twin-arginine translocase subunit TatC gives MASTELKTPPKNKTDEHLDEIPDEVEMSLFDHLEELRQRIFYALIAVAIGVTGCFIFVKPLVQLLEVPAGDVKFLQLAPGEFFFVSLKVAGYSGILVASPFILYQIIQFVLPGLTRRERRLLGPIVLGSSVLFFVGLAFAYLALIPAALKFFISYGADVVEQLWSIDRYFEFVLLLMFSTGLAFQIPVIQLILGYLGIVSSKQMLSGWRYVVLGAVVLGAVLTPSTDPLTQSLLAGAVLGLYFGGVGMVKLSGR, from the coding sequence ATGGCTTCTACAGAACTGAAAACCCCACCTAAAAACAAGACTGACGAACATCTCGACGAGATTCCCGATGAGGTAGAGATGTCGTTATTCGACCATCTCGAAGAATTACGCCAGCGAATTTTTTATGCTTTAATTGCTGTAGCGATCGGGGTAACTGGCTGTTTTATCTTCGTCAAGCCATTGGTTCAACTGTTGGAAGTTCCGGCGGGAGATGTCAAGTTTTTACAACTCGCCCCTGGAGAATTCTTTTTTGTCTCTCTCAAAGTTGCTGGATACAGCGGCATATTAGTTGCCAGTCCATTTATCCTCTACCAAATTATTCAGTTTGTTTTGCCAGGATTGACCCGGCGCGAACGCCGCCTTCTCGGACCCATTGTATTGGGATCGAGCGTCTTATTTTTTGTGGGACTTGCCTTTGCTTACTTAGCTCTTATCCCTGCTGCACTAAAGTTTTTTATTAGCTACGGTGCTGATGTCGTCGAACAATTATGGTCGATCGATCGCTATTTTGAATTTGTCTTGCTGTTAATGTTCAGCACTGGACTAGCCTTTCAAATTCCAGTAATCCAGTTAATATTGGGATATTTGGGCATTGTTTCTTCCAAGCAAATGCTGTCTGGCTGGCGTTATGTCGTTCTAGGGGCAGTCGTTTTAGGTGCGGTGCTAACTCCTTCTACTGACCCCCTGACTCAATCTCTTCTGGCGGGTGCAGTTCTGGGGCTGTATTTTGGCGGGGTTGGGATGGTTAAGTTAAGCGGACGCTGA
- a CDS encoding molybdenum cofactor biosynthesis protein B: protein MTSVPHPDRDLISVNCAVITVSDTRTFETDRSGQLIEQLLQQAGHRVDAYAIIKDEPTQIETQLRQLCEIPDVDAIVFSGGTGIAPRDTTYDALSKLLEKTLPGFGEIFRYLSYQEIGSRAIASRATAGVYRQKLVFSLPGSSSAVKLALEKLILPELVHLVRLLRS, encoded by the coding sequence ATGACTTCAGTTCCTCACCCCGACCGCGATCTAATTTCTGTCAATTGTGCGGTCATTACGGTTAGCGACACTCGCACTTTTGAGACCGATCGCAGCGGTCAACTCATCGAGCAATTGTTGCAACAAGCGGGTCATCGGGTTGATGCATACGCTATTATCAAGGACGAACCGACGCAAATCGAGACACAGTTAAGACAATTATGCGAGATTCCCGACGTTGACGCGATCGTTTTCAGCGGCGGGACGGGAATTGCACCTAGAGATACGACCTACGATGCCCTCTCAAAGTTATTAGAAAAGACGCTACCGGGATTTGGCGAGATCTTTCGCTATTTAAGCTATCAAGAAATTGGTTCGAGAGCGATCGCCTCAAGAGCAACTGCTGGCGTTTATCGTCAGAAACTCGTCTTTTCTCTCCCCGGTTCTTCTAGTGCTGTGAAACTCGCCCTAGAAAAACTTATTTTGCCGGAACTGGTGCATCTGGTTCGACTGTTGCGATCGTAA
- a CDS encoding WD40 repeat domain-containing protein: MKFRGEARKNRINWTLILTILAIFPGGHELTAQEPNPSAPSEPVPGTERVFPANPWRKALKIHTLSGHLTGITSLSFTRDGRTLISGGSENDGSLRFWSVSSGEEVAEFRAQQTNVQTMAITPNGETLVTSGPDTIINLWDLARGKEYRENRTFFLEHSTQVLSVAISPDGNILVSGALDGIRVWTLKPRRPLYRLSWIGNPVYAIAFNPNGYIVASGDGDGRVQLWDVREGTFISEFFPHQEAITALRFTPDGKLLITASDDRTIKIWDLETGTLVHTLIGHTGRVRAIALNPDGRTLATGSNDGIRIWDTLTGDLVGRYYGHRDWVTALAFSPNGRYLASGGLDSLVNIWDSASAKQPKKSEEAEETEEPERLEDSEDSEKPEKPEDSEESEQ; the protein is encoded by the coding sequence ATGAAGTTTAGGGGCGAAGCTCGGAAAAATCGAATTAACTGGACGCTAATCCTAACAATCCTCGCAATTTTCCCAGGAGGGCACGAACTAACCGCACAAGAGCCAAACCCTTCCGCTCCCTCCGAACCCGTGCCGGGAACCGAGAGAGTATTTCCAGCCAATCCCTGGAGAAAAGCGCTGAAAATCCACACCCTCTCAGGTCACCTGACAGGCATCACTTCTCTCTCATTTACGAGAGACGGACGAACTCTCATCAGCGGCGGTAGCGAAAATGATGGTTCCCTGCGCTTTTGGTCGGTTAGTTCGGGCGAAGAAGTCGCCGAGTTTCGCGCTCAACAAACCAACGTGCAGACGATGGCAATTACTCCCAATGGGGAAACATTGGTGACTAGCGGACCGGATACTATTATTAACCTCTGGGATTTGGCAAGGGGAAAAGAATACAGAGAAAATAGAACCTTTTTCTTAGAGCACAGCACCCAAGTTCTATCCGTAGCCATTAGTCCCGACGGAAATATTTTGGTTAGCGGCGCTTTAGATGGGATTCGCGTCTGGACTCTCAAGCCGCGCCGTCCTCTTTATCGGTTAAGCTGGATAGGCAACCCAGTCTATGCTATTGCTTTTAACCCTAACGGGTATATCGTCGCCAGCGGCGATGGAGATGGCAGAGTTCAACTTTGGGACGTGAGAGAAGGAACTTTTATCTCTGAATTCTTCCCTCACCAAGAAGCTATTACCGCACTGAGGTTTACTCCCGATGGCAAGCTCCTCATCACAGCTAGCGATGATCGCACCATAAAAATTTGGGATCTGGAAACGGGAACGCTAGTCCATACGCTGATCGGACATACCGGTCGAGTCCGCGCGATCGCTCTCAATCCCGACGGACGAACCCTAGCGACTGGTAGCAACGACGGCATTCGCATTTGGGATACCCTAACCGGAGATTTGGTAGGAAGATACTACGGTCACAGAGATTGGGTAACTGCCTTGGCCTTTAGTCCCAACGGACGCTATTTAGCTAGCGGAGGACTCGATTCGCTAGTTAATATTTGGGATAGTGCCTCAGCCAAACAACCCAAAAAATCTGAGGAAGCAGAGGAAACTGAAGAACCAGAAAGGTTAGAAGATTCAGAAGATTCTGAAAAACCAGAAAAACCGGAAGATTCAGAAGAATCGGAACAATGA
- a CDS encoding heavy metal-responsive transcriptional regulator has translation MNPTARIDRWLKIGEVATESGLPVKTIRYYEKLGLLTPSVERTKSGYRLFHRSVFNRLAFIKRSQSLGLTLNDIRKILSVRDAGELPCGVAKEMLLHKLELIQQQIEALEILQSELRGILSGWQDMPSREKIAQTICPNIQSEI, from the coding sequence ATGAATCCGACTGCTAGGATCGATCGATGGCTAAAAATTGGCGAGGTGGCAACCGAAAGCGGTTTGCCAGTCAAAACAATTCGTTATTACGAAAAACTCGGCTTGTTGACTCCTTCGGTAGAAAGAACGAAATCCGGCTATCGCCTCTTTCACAGATCGGTGTTCAATCGACTTGCATTCATCAAGCGATCGCAGTCTTTAGGTCTCACTCTCAACGACATCCGCAAAATTCTCTCAGTTCGCGATGCTGGAGAACTTCCCTGCGGAGTCGCCAAAGAAATGCTGTTGCACAAGCTAGAGCTAATCCAACAACAAATAGAAGCCCTAGAAATTTTGCAATCTGAGTTACGAGGAATACTATCGGGTTGGCAAGATATGCCATCTCGTGAGAAGATCGCCCAAACAATCTGTCCCAATATTCAATCAGAAATATGA
- a CDS encoding bifunctional ADP-dependent NAD(P)H-hydrate dehydratase/NAD(P)H-hydrate epimerase, producing MNPQQQLEQVVVTAEQMRQIEARIFAAGMPVAALMEKAAGLAASRIQQLYPLSQVSRVGILIGPGHNGGDALVVARELHLAGYQVSLYRPFPKLKDLTAQHAQYAENLGIPSYNDLQSLQQCELIIDGLFGFGLERSLSGEIAQAIHQLNQWSQPVVSIDIPSGLHTDTGEVLGTAVRATHTLCLGLWKRGFFQDAALEYLGKAERIDFGVPPKEAWAILSQSEPIRQINLSSAKQYLPVPRPPVTHKYKQGHLLVICGSRRYAGGAILTGLGARASGVGMLSIAVPESLKPLLVTHLPDALIIDCPETETGAIAQLPPIASDFSKYQVIACGPGLTQQAQSIVQAVLKAECPLVLDADGLNNLVQLGTMASLSLRKAPTVLTPHLGEFKRLFPDIDRPDRDRIQAVQKAAAQSGAIILLKGARTAIAHPQGSVWLVPTSTPALARGGSGDVLTGLIGGLLAQSATSDGSLEALVATAAWWHAQAGILAAQERTELGVDAFTLSQYLLPFLSNAIEKT from the coding sequence ATGAATCCGCAACAACAACTCGAACAAGTTGTCGTCACCGCCGAACAGATGCGTCAAATCGAGGCGCGTATATTTGCGGCAGGAATGCCCGTAGCGGCGCTGATGGAAAAAGCGGCAGGACTGGCGGCTTCTCGCATTCAACAACTCTATCCGCTTTCTCAAGTCTCGCGGGTGGGGATTTTAATCGGTCCGGGTCATAATGGGGGAGATGCCCTAGTTGTTGCCCGCGAATTACATCTGGCAGGCTATCAAGTGTCCCTGTACCGTCCTTTTCCCAAGCTAAAGGATTTAACGGCACAGCATGCTCAATACGCGGAGAATTTGGGAATTCCCTCCTATAACGATCTTCAGTCCTTACAACAGTGCGAGTTAATTATTGATGGATTGTTTGGTTTTGGACTGGAGCGATCGCTTTCTGGCGAAATCGCACAGGCAATTCATCAACTCAATCAATGGTCGCAACCCGTCGTCAGTATCGACATTCCCTCTGGGCTGCACACGGATACGGGAGAAGTTTTAGGCACCGCCGTTCGCGCCACTCATACCCTGTGTTTGGGGCTATGGAAACGGGGATTTTTCCAAGACGCAGCGCTGGAATACCTTGGCAAGGCAGAACGGATCGATTTTGGCGTTCCGCCAAAGGAAGCATGGGCGATTCTCTCGCAAAGCGAACCGATACGACAGATAAATCTATCCAGTGCCAAGCAGTATTTGCCCGTACCGCGTCCGCCAGTTACGCATAAATACAAGCAAGGACATTTATTGGTAATTTGCGGCTCTCGTCGCTATGCTGGGGGCGCGATTCTCACCGGACTGGGAGCGAGGGCGAGTGGGGTAGGAATGCTCTCTATAGCCGTGCCAGAATCGCTCAAACCCTTGTTGGTAACTCACCTACCCGACGCTCTCATTATCGATTGTCCCGAAACGGAAACGGGCGCGATCGCACAGTTGCCCCCGATTGCTTCAGATTTCAGTAAATATCAAGTCATCGCTTGCGGACCCGGTTTAACTCAGCAAGCGCAATCGATCGTCCAAGCGGTTTTAAAAGCCGAATGTCCGCTCGTGTTAGACGCGGATGGATTAAATAATTTGGTGCAATTGGGTACGATGGCAAGTTTATCGTTACGAAAAGCTCCAACCGTTCTTACTCCTCATTTGGGAGAATTTAAACGGTTATTTCCCGATATCGATCGCCCGGATCGCGATCGCATTCAAGCAGTACAAAAAGCGGCAGCGCAAAGCGGTGCAATTATCTTATTAAAAGGAGCCAGAACCGCGATCGCTCATCCTCAAGGTTCCGTTTGGTTAGTTCCCACAAGTACGCCTGCCCTGGCGCGAGGAGGCAGCGGAGATGTATTGACAGGTTTAATTGGGGGCTTATTAGCGCAATCGGCTACTTCCGATGGGTCACTAGAAGCGCTCGTCGCTACGGCGGCTTGGTGGCACGCGCAGGCGGGAATTTTGGCTGCTCAAGAGCGTACTGAGTTAGGAGTCGATGCTTTTACTTTATCTCAGTATCTCTTGCCGTTTCTAAGTAATGCGATCGAGAAAACCTAA
- a CDS encoding response regulator, whose product MSTHKVLVIDDSKVIRMRVRDMLPPNTFEVIEAKDGLEGYNLIRSENPNLIMLDFLLPKMSGWEVYQELQKEYQLKTIPLVVMSGRKEEVMEKIPEPFDYFAFVEKPFDQKQLVDAIREAMAKAKKHPRSVEFASTNNVGTAASSSSDTAAEIQTLNAKIAQMQDEINSLKKQLSQLIVFIKQRIK is encoded by the coding sequence GTGTCCACTCACAAAGTTCTCGTGATTGATGACAGTAAAGTCATCAGAATGCGTGTCAGAGATATGTTGCCTCCCAACACCTTTGAGGTCATAGAAGCCAAAGATGGATTAGAAGGTTATAATCTCATTCGCTCCGAAAACCCTAACTTGATTATGTTAGATTTTCTCCTACCCAAAATGAGCGGCTGGGAAGTCTATCAAGAACTTCAGAAAGAATATCAACTAAAGACTATTCCCTTAGTCGTTATGTCGGGTCGCAAAGAAGAGGTGATGGAGAAAATTCCAGAACCTTTCGACTATTTTGCTTTTGTTGAAAAACCTTTCGATCAAAAACAATTAGTAGATGCTATCAGAGAAGCGATGGCAAAGGCGAAGAAGCATCCCAGATCCGTAGAGTTTGCTTCTACTAATAACGTTGGTACGGCAGCTTCTAGCTCATCGGATACGGCTGCTGAAATTCAGACACTTAATGCTAAAATCGCTCAGATGCAGGATGAAATTAATAGCTTGAAAAAACAGTTATCTCAACTTATCGTGTTTATTAAACAGAGAATTAAATAG
- the lipA gene encoding lipoyl synthase yields MPTEIDRSHPTPSAHSQWREEIAALPPWLKRSLGKASELSTVQRIIKQRQIHTICEEGRCPNRGECYSKKTATFLLMGSTCTRACAFCQVDKGHAPMQLDPDEPQKVAESVHLLGLSYVVLTSVARDDLPDGGASWFVKTMTAIRQMNRDTQIEVLTPDFWGGIGKEKAQKERVATVVAAKPACYNHNIETVRRLQGPVRRGAKYERSLDVLRWVKELDPSIPTKSGLMLGHGETETEVIQTMEDLRAVKCDRLTLGQYMRPSLEHLPVQKYWRPEEFDRLGEIACSLGFSHVRSGPLVRSSYHAGEED; encoded by the coding sequence ATGCCGACAGAAATCGATCGCTCTCATCCAACTCCATCGGCTCATTCTCAGTGGCGCGAAGAAATAGCCGCACTTCCGCCTTGGTTGAAGCGTTCTCTTGGCAAAGCCAGCGAACTTTCGACCGTCCAGAGGATTATCAAGCAACGACAAATTCATACTATCTGCGAAGAAGGTCGCTGTCCCAATCGAGGCGAATGTTATTCCAAGAAAACGGCGACATTCTTATTGATGGGATCGACGTGTACCCGTGCCTGTGCATTTTGTCAAGTAGATAAGGGACACGCGCCGATGCAATTAGACCCCGACGAACCGCAAAAGGTAGCGGAATCCGTCCATTTGCTGGGGTTGAGCTATGTGGTGCTGACTTCGGTGGCGAGAGACGATTTGCCTGATGGTGGAGCAAGTTGGTTTGTTAAGACGATGACTGCCATTCGTCAAATGAATCGAGATACTCAAATCGAAGTCTTGACTCCCGATTTTTGGGGCGGTATAGGGAAAGAAAAAGCACAAAAAGAACGAGTGGCAACCGTAGTCGCAGCTAAACCTGCTTGTTACAACCACAATATCGAAACGGTACGGCGGCTGCAAGGTCCCGTACGGCGGGGAGCAAAGTACGAAAGATCTCTTGACGTATTGCGTTGGGTGAAAGAACTCGATCCGAGCATTCCTACCAAGTCCGGTTTGATGCTGGGACACGGCGAGACAGAAACAGAAGTTATCCAAACGATGGAAGATTTACGGGCGGTAAAGTGCGATCGCCTTACCCTCGGTCAATACATGCGTCCTTCCCTAGAACACTTACCCGTACAAAAATATTGGCGACCGGAAGAATTTGACCGACTCGGAGAAATTGCCTGCTCCCTCGGGTTTTCTCACGTACGTTCCGGTCCCTTGGTTCGCAGCTCCTATCATGCTGGAGAGGAGGATTAG
- the psb28 gene encoding photosystem II reaction center protein Psb28, with translation MAEIQFARGVTEEAIPEVRLSRDRNGQNGMAKFYFDSPNIFSNDSREEITGMYLIDEEGEIVTREVKGKFINGKPEAVEAVVVMNSPQEWDRFMRFMERYAQEKGLQFTKA, from the coding sequence ATGGCTGAAATTCAATTTGCTAGAGGAGTTACGGAAGAAGCGATTCCAGAAGTTCGCTTAAGTCGCGATCGCAACGGACAAAATGGTATGGCTAAGTTTTATTTTGATTCTCCTAACATTTTCAGCAACGACAGTCGAGAAGAAATTACTGGAATGTATTTAATCGATGAAGAAGGAGAAATTGTTACGCGGGAAGTCAAAGGCAAGTTTATTAATGGCAAACCAGAAGCTGTAGAAGCAGTTGTGGTTATGAATTCTCCTCAAGAATGGGATCGCTTTATGCGCTTTATGGAGCGATATGCCCAGGAAAAGGGGTTACAGTTTACCAAAGCGTAA
- a CDS encoding DUF3067 family protein, with translation MTGQELQQLLLAKWGHSYDVRLRRIKGRIFVQVMWKYLEQVSFPMSEQEYLEHLNAITSYLEAWGGVEQVKTYIYRTRERPRLGKPVSIPIDLGDRASEWILDET, from the coding sequence ATGACGGGACAAGAACTTCAACAACTTTTGCTCGCTAAGTGGGGGCATTCCTACGATGTTCGGCTACGACGGATTAAGGGCAGAATTTTTGTCCAAGTTATGTGGAAATATCTCGAACAGGTATCTTTCCCCATGTCAGAGCAAGAATATCTCGAACATCTCAATGCTATAACGAGTTACCTTGAAGCTTGGGGAGGAGTCGAGCAGGTCAAAACTTATATCTACAGAACCCGCGAACGTCCCCGACTCGGTAAACCAGTGAGCATTCCTATTGATTTGGGCGATCGCGCTTCAGAATGGATTCTAGATGAAACTTAA